The following is a genomic window from Salvelinus fontinalis isolate EN_2023a chromosome 11, ASM2944872v1, whole genome shotgun sequence.
CTTAGCTAACGGTATAGTGTAGAAACctgcaaacaaacaaaacaaataaacaagcAGGCCTAAACCCAATCCTCAGGAAATATGATAAAGAGAAGCAGGTGGTTGTACCTAAAACGCTCCTAAAACAGCTAGGCTAATCTGATCATGTTGGGGTTGTTGCTGTGTGACTAACGTAACTTCTTCGCCCCGCGGGTCACCTTGGCCACCTTGGAGCCCCTCTGGTGGTCGCTGATGCCGTTCCGCAGCACGTTCATGTCGTACTTCTGCCTCTTCAGCTTCTCCGCCAGGTCAAACTTCTCAGCGTGCAGCTGGCGCAGCCACAGCCAAAGCTCGCGGGACTTCTCCACCAGCCTCTCCTGGTTGAGGTGGTCGATGTTGAGGGGCTTGCGGCGTTCCAACAGAGTCTTGGTCTTCTTCTCGCGCCCCGTCAGCTTCTTGCCCTTCTTCACGTCCCCCTTCTGTATGTAGCCGCCGAACGCCTTGTTGGAGAAGACGTTCTTCTTCCTGGCATCCTCCTCGGCGCGGAGCTTGGCCTCCTCTTCCCGGCGGGTCCGCTCCTCAGCAAGACGGGCCTGGCGCTCAATGTTCTGCTCAGCGCGCACACGCTGCTGCTCGGCACGGTCGGCACGGCGGCGCTCG
Proteins encoded in this region:
- the LOC129864789 gene encoding troponin T, cardiac muscle isoforms-like, which encodes MSDTEDIVEEYEEDEEAEEEQEEDEVDEEEREHIEGSEGETKPRNKYITNIAPPKLPDGEKLDFDDLHRKRLEKDFNDLQSLIEMHFSSRQKEEEELVALRSRIERRRADRAEQQRVRAEQNIERQARLAEERTRREEEAKLRAEEDARKKNVFSNKAFGGYIQKGDVKKGKKLTGREKKTKTLLERRKPLNIDHLNQERLVEKSRELWLWLRQLHAEKFDLAEKLKRQKYDMNVLRNGISDHQRGSKVAKVTRGAKKLR